A region from the Arachis ipaensis cultivar K30076 chromosome B01, Araip1.1, whole genome shotgun sequence genome encodes:
- the LOC107611812 gene encoding uncharacterized protein LOC107611812, with product MADNGNPQPTQAELLAQIAELQAEVRRIAELSNGKHEGESSKSSAQGNTDPLNITPPKEKFTLENPFSEEITKFQMPKNFVLPTALEPYKGFGDPRAHIKKFQSMMFFNGANNEPVLCRAFPTYLDGAALLWFSKLSAGSISSFEELARSFIDYFAASRIYVHGSDYLGTIKQGQHESLNNYMTRFSEATMEIQDLDPAVHLHALKTGLRPGEFRETIAITKPKILEEFREKAAGQMEIEELREAQKPDRQPQRREEEKTFRSPGNRDTRKPFKLTPKYNTYTRFNTKRENIIKEILNAKIVKPPARVGNYQDQRFVDRSKHCAFHQKFGHTTDDCIVAKDLLERLALQGLLDKYVESQKTSRASSDRE from the coding sequence ATGGCTGACAATGGGAACCCCCAACCCACACAGGCAGAGCTCCTAGCTCAGATCGCCGAACTCCAAGCGGAGGTAAGGAGGATAGCCGAGCTGTCCAATGGAAAGCACGAAGGAGAAAGCTCTAAGAGCTCGGCGCAGGGCAATACAGACCCCCTGAACATAACTCCACCAAAAGAGAAGTTCACCCTCGAGAACCCTTTCTCTGAGGAGATCACTAAGTTCCAGATGCCGAAAAACTTTGTATTACCTACAGCACTGGAACCTTACAAGGGGTTCGGTGATCCCCGAGCTCACATAAAAAAGTTTCAATCCATGATGTTTTTTAATGGCGCTAACAATGAACCTGTACTTTGCCGAGCTTTTCCTACTTATCTTGATGGTGCTGCATTACTATGGTTTTCTAAATTGTCTGCAGGTTCGATTTCCTCCTTCGAGGAGCTGGCGAGATCCTTTATTGACTATTTCGCTGCATCAAGAATTTATGTCCATGGATCAGACTACCTAGGCACGATCAAGCAAGGCCAACATGAGAGCTTAAATAATTATATGACCAGGTTTTCCGAGGCCACCATGGAGATCCAAGACTTAGATCCGGCCGTCCACCTCCATGCCCTCAAAACTGGCCTCCGACCAGGCGAATTCCGAGAAACCATTGCGATAACAAAACCAAAAATATTGGAGGAGTTCCGGGAGAAGGCTGCGGGTCAAATGGAGATCGAAGAGCTCCGCGAGGCCCAAAAGCCGGACAGACAACCACAAAGGAGGGAAGAGGAAAAAACATTCCGATCACCAGGCAACAGGGATACAAGGAAGCCTTTCAAACTCACACCAAAATACAACACATATACCAGATTCAATACCAAAAGAGAGAACATCATAAAAGAGATTCTGAATGCCAAAATCGTGAAACCACCAGCTCGGGTAGGAAACTACCAAGACCAAAGGTTTGTGGATAGGAGCAAACACTGCGCCTTCCATCAGAAGTTCGGCCACACCACGGACGACTGCATTGTCGCGAAGGACCTCCTAGAAAGACTGGCGCTACAAGGTCTTCTCGACAAATACGTCGAGAGCCAAAAAACCAGTAGGGCAAGCTCGGATAGGGAATAG
- the LOC107619416 gene encoding uncharacterized protein LOC107619416, translated as MMSHTNDENQPHQDKEAYKSKDTAMAPMNPVPGPPAAITLHENYTHQVPPYEEQTKFKGGFWRGFCAGLCCGCCLDICF; from the exons ATGATGAGTCACACTAATGATGAAAACCAGCCTCATCAAGATAAAG AGGCATATAAGTCAAAAGACACTGCAATGGCTCCTATGAATCCAGTTCCAGGTCCACCTGCTGCTATCACTCTTCATGAGAACTACACTCACCAAGTTCCTCCATATGAAGAACAAACTAAGTTCAAGGGAGGGTTCTGGAGAGGATT TTGTGCTGGATTGTGCTGCGGCTGTTGTTTGGACATATGCTTTTGA